In one Mucilaginibacter ginsenosidivorax genomic region, the following are encoded:
- a CDS encoding MIP/aquaporin family protein: protein MSPFIAEFIGTMLLILLGDGVVANVVLKDTKGNNSGWIVITTAWGLAVFVGVVVAGPYSGAHLNPAVTIALAIAGKFAWAQVPAYIAAQFLGAMVGSFLVWVMYFDHFKRTNDSASILAVFCTGPAVRNYISNIASEIIGAFVLLFTIFYISGGQIVPTKVPIGLGSVGAIPVALLVWVIGLSLGGTTGYAINPCRDLGPRIMHMILPIKNKGTSDWAYAWIPVLGPIIGASIAAGLYLLIK from the coding sequence ATGTCTCCATTTATTGCCGAATTCATTGGCACCATGTTACTGATACTTTTAGGCGATGGCGTTGTGGCCAACGTAGTGTTAAAAGATACCAAAGGAAATAACAGCGGTTGGATAGTAATTACCACGGCCTGGGGCCTGGCCGTATTTGTAGGGGTTGTGGTTGCAGGCCCGTATAGCGGCGCTCACCTTAATCCTGCGGTTACCATAGCGCTGGCAATAGCCGGCAAGTTTGCCTGGGCACAGGTGCCAGCGTATATAGCAGCGCAATTTTTAGGGGCCATGGTTGGCTCGTTCCTGGTATGGGTAATGTATTTTGATCATTTTAAACGCACTAATGATTCGGCCTCGATATTGGCGGTGTTTTGTACAGGCCCGGCGGTGCGTAACTATATCTCAAACATTGCCAGCGAAATTATTGGCGCCTTTGTGCTGCTGTTCACCATATTTTACATTTCGGGCGGCCAGATTGTGCCCACCAAAGTACCTATAGGCCTTGGCTCGGTTGGTGCCATACCTGTGGCCCTATTGGTGTGGGTGATAGGTTTATCGCTGGGGGGGACAACCGGTTATGCCATTAACCCCTGCCGCGATCTTGGCCCGCGCATCATGCATATGATACTCCCCATCAAAAACAAAGGCACCAGCGACTGGGCTTATGCATGGATCCCCGTTTTAGGCCCAATCATTGGCGCGTCAATAGCAGCGGGGCTGTATTTACTGATTAAATAG
- a CDS encoding GLPGLI family protein translates to MKKTILFLACLSGFAAGVQAQKPDTARAVVHYKFSHLRDTTHRDKPYTENMVLFVGATSSAYKSYDRKIQEALMKKQVADQMAEQKGNGGRVNIKVTGAAPTTRNEFYQFPMQHKLVRKERLITPYMIEEPMPVIDWKISADTASFSGLHCQKATGHFKGRDYTAWFCPDLPFHAGPWKLNGLPGLIVEAYDANKEVVFKFDGLDEVTNTPKPATEAPVPGGATIKLIGMDDANDDPNVIALPTDAVKTTEKEFRNLEAAMRKDPNAFAQSAMAGSGGGMRAGGPGEGPGGGGGGPQMRIQINGTGPVINNPLELPEKK, encoded by the coding sequence ATGAAAAAAACGATACTCTTTTTAGCCTGCCTGTCTGGCTTTGCGGCGGGTGTACAGGCACAAAAGCCCGATACCGCCAGGGCTGTTGTTCATTACAAGTTTTCGCACCTGCGCGATACCACGCATCGCGATAAACCATATACCGAAAATATGGTGTTGTTTGTAGGCGCAACTTCCAGCGCTTATAAAAGCTATGACCGTAAAATTCAGGAGGCTTTGATGAAAAAACAGGTTGCCGACCAAATGGCCGAGCAAAAGGGCAATGGCGGTCGGGTGAATATTAAAGTAACCGGCGCCGCGCCTACCACCCGGAACGAGTTTTACCAGTTTCCGATGCAACATAAGCTGGTACGTAAAGAGCGGCTGATAACCCCGTATATGATTGAAGAGCCCATGCCGGTGATTGATTGGAAGATAAGCGCCGATACGGCCAGCTTCTCGGGTTTGCATTGCCAAAAAGCAACCGGTCATTTCAAGGGCAGGGACTATACGGCCTGGTTTTGCCCGGATCTGCCTTTTCACGCCGGCCCGTGGAAGCTGAACGGTTTGCCGGGCTTAATTGTGGAGGCTTATGATGCCAATAAAGAGGTGGTATTTAAATTTGACGGACTCGACGAAGTAACCAACACGCCAAAACCGGCCACAGAAGCCCCGGTTCCGGGTGGTGCCACAATTAAACTGATTGGCATGGACGATGCCAACGACGATCCTAATGTAATAGCCCTGCCAACTGATGCTGTTAAAACCACCGAAAAGGAATTTAGAAACCTGGAAGCTGCTATGCGGAAAGATCCTAATGCTTTTGCACAGTCGGCCATGGCAGGCTCGGGCGGCGGCATGCGGGCCGGCGGGCCGGGTGAAGGCCCGGGCGGTGGCGGCGGTGGCCCGCAGATGAGGATCCAGATAAATGGTACAGGACCGGTAATTAATAACCCTTTAGAGCTTCCTGAGAAAAAATGA
- a CDS encoding TonB-dependent receptor, with protein sequence MSRLHKSAGVFIFWMLMGMVCLGQSIKGKVTDSLGKPISYAGINLKNSAGLIIAYTTSDAGGLYSLGIPANADKNGLTLEASCIGFKKAGLPVNGFTTPYNFKLAGAVHQLQGVTIKNNRPRLRVSGDTTSYKVSDFSSPQDRVIGDVIKKLPGIDVAKDGKISYNGKAISNLYIGGDNLLDDKYNIATGTIPHGVVDQVQVMENHQPVKMLRDKVVSEDVALNLTIKKDAKLQLIGQETIGAGLPKKYDEDLNAMMFKDKYKAINYLRGNNTGYDVAGDLVSHNSAEHMQRLDNDQPGTVLSLGTAGDPDLPRNRYLFNQSGIVNLNNLVNLKKDVQLRANISYLRDSQHQDYSRLSEVYLPGDTIRYTEKQNNKWRPDLIHTQFTLNVNQNKYYLNDNLVTDYNHNTSYSNLVSNGVPVNQTFKDNLFNFSNELNWMKTFHNDKIMEVYSYINRTSEPESRIIEPNLNPDIFNNGVSYSLLTQTVNIPTWFSNNYLAYKIPGQHITQSYKAGFSSQSQTLNSGLLVTQQNNVVNPVGDSTRNSLNWSRNKAYAEADFDIPGKILKIEASLPFSWQQTHYNDDYYQLSNSLNRLYFNPRLYVKYQSGIENYFTLNYGLRNNIGSIQDVYRGYILTNYRTLYANSADLTERQSQNAGLGFNYRKAITLFFFSLNVNYSHIYANNIAASILTNNLQQRVVLPYDNKTDAWAVSGYISKYNFDLQTTFSAGASWQTARLNQLQNGLILPFNTVGETLNVGAESKLSSKVNLSYKANYSQITSKSTAVAGSSKFQRLIQTAAIEYNPLNTLQFNIAADHYYTHQQQANDLKYFFADATMRYKFSKPKIDVQLTAQNLFNVKNYTSLYLSANVFTSSTYNIPGRMLLAKVMFNL encoded by the coding sequence ATGAGCCGCCTGCATAAAAGTGCCGGGGTGTTCATATTTTGGATGCTCATGGGCATGGTATGCCTTGGCCAAAGCATCAAAGGCAAAGTTACCGATAGCCTGGGCAAGCCAATCAGCTACGCCGGCATCAACCTTAAAAACAGTGCAGGATTAATTATAGCCTACACCACCAGCGATGCAGGAGGGCTATATAGTCTGGGTATTCCGGCAAATGCCGATAAAAACGGCCTTACTTTAGAGGCCAGCTGCATAGGCTTTAAAAAAGCGGGGCTTCCGGTAAACGGCTTTACCACACCCTACAACTTTAAACTTGCGGGCGCGGTGCATCAGCTGCAGGGGGTTACCATAAAAAATAACCGGCCGCGGCTACGGGTTAGCGGCGATACCACCAGCTACAAGGTGTCGGATTTTAGCAGCCCGCAGGATAGAGTTATCGGCGATGTAATTAAAAAGCTGCCCGGCATCGATGTAGCCAAGGATGGCAAAATAAGCTACAATGGCAAGGCTATATCAAACCTGTACATAGGCGGCGATAATCTGCTGGACGATAAATATAATATTGCCACGGGCACTATACCCCATGGCGTGGTTGACCAGGTGCAGGTGATGGAAAACCATCAGCCCGTAAAAATGCTGCGCGATAAGGTGGTAAGCGAAGATGTGGCCCTTAACCTCACCATAAAAAAAGATGCCAAACTGCAGCTGATAGGCCAGGAGACCATAGGCGCGGGCCTACCCAAAAAGTACGATGAAGACTTGAATGCCATGATGTTTAAGGATAAATACAAGGCTATTAATTACCTGCGCGGCAACAACACGGGCTATGATGTGGCCGGCGATTTGGTGTCGCATAATTCGGCCGAGCACATGCAGCGCCTGGATAATGATCAGCCCGGTACGGTATTGTCCTTAGGTACCGCCGGCGACCCGGATTTGCCGCGTAACAGGTATTTGTTTAATCAATCGGGCATAGTTAACCTTAACAACCTGGTTAACCTGAAAAAAGATGTGCAGCTGCGGGCCAATATATCATACCTGCGCGATAGCCAGCACCAGGATTACAGCCGCCTGAGCGAGGTTTACCTGCCCGGTGATACCATACGCTATACCGAAAAGCAAAACAACAAATGGCGGCCCGATTTAATCCATACCCAGTTTACCCTGAACGTTAACCAAAACAAATATTACCTGAACGATAACCTGGTAACCGATTATAACCACAACACCTCGTACTCAAACCTGGTGAGCAATGGCGTACCCGTAAACCAAACGTTTAAGGATAATTTGTTCAATTTTTCAAACGAGCTTAATTGGATGAAAACCTTCCACAACGATAAGATTATGGAAGTGTATAGTTACATCAACCGTACATCTGAACCCGAGAGCCGGATTATTGAGCCAAACCTTAACCCGGATATTTTTAACAACGGTGTTAGTTATTCGTTGCTTACCCAAACAGTAAATATCCCTACATGGTTCAGCAATAATTATTTGGCTTATAAAATACCAGGGCAGCATATAACACAAAGCTATAAGGCAGGGTTTAGCAGCCAGTCGCAAACGTTAAACTCGGGGTTGTTGGTTACCCAGCAAAATAATGTGGTTAACCCGGTTGGCGATAGTACCCGCAATAGCTTAAACTGGAGCCGTAACAAGGCTTACGCCGAAGCAGATTTTGACATACCCGGCAAAATTCTGAAAATAGAGGCCAGCCTGCCCTTCAGCTGGCAGCAAACCCACTACAACGATGATTACTACCAGTTAAGTAACAGCCTTAACCGCTTGTACTTTAACCCGCGGCTATATGTAAAATACCAAAGCGGCATCGAAAATTATTTTACCCTGAACTATGGTTTGCGCAACAATATTGGCAGCATCCAGGATGTGTACCGTGGCTATATCCTCACCAATTACCGCACGCTGTACGCCAACAGTGCCGACCTTACCGAGCGCCAGAGCCAAAACGCGGGCCTGGGTTTTAACTACCGCAAAGCCATTACGCTGTTCTTTTTCAGCCTGAATGTTAATTACAGCCATATTTACGCCAACAATATCGCAGCCAGCATATTAACCAATAACCTGCAGCAACGGGTGGTACTGCCCTATGATAATAAAACCGATGCATGGGCGGTTAGCGGCTACATCAGCAAGTATAATTTTGATTTGCAAACCACTTTCAGCGCCGGGGCTTCCTGGCAAACTGCGCGGCTAAACCAGCTGCAAAACGGGCTTATCCTGCCCTTCAATACCGTAGGCGAAACGTTGAACGTTGGGGCCGAAAGCAAGCTGAGCAGCAAAGTTAATTTAAGCTATAAGGCCAATTACAGCCAAATCACCAGCAAATCAACAGCGGTTGCGGGCAGCAGCAAATTTCAGCGGCTTATCCAAACCGCCGCCATTGAATATAATCCGCTTAATACCCTGCAATTCAACATCGCTGCCGATCATTATTACACCCACCAGCAACAGGCCAATGATCTTAAATACTTTTTTGCCGATGCAACTATGCGCTACAAATTCAGCAAACCTAAAATAGATGTACAGCTAACCGCCCAAAACCTGTTCAACGTAAAAAACTATACCTCGCTATACTTGTCGGCCAATGTGTTTACGTCAAGCACGTACAATATTCCGGGGAGAATGTTGCTGGCTAAGGTGATGTTTAATTTGTGA